The following are encoded together in the Acinetobacter radioresistens DSM 6976 = NBRC 102413 = CIP 103788 genome:
- a CDS encoding ExbD/TolR family protein: MAFQLGEDNDAGMNEMNLIPLIDIMLVLMIIFLVTATVANPSIPLNLPQTTAEIIDPPPEAITISINAQNQVAWNDQMISLQELETRFAEAGQAERKPTVQLRADKDSRYDTVAQVMSRASEAGLSDIAFVSDN; encoded by the coding sequence ATGGCTTTTCAATTGGGTGAAGATAACGATGCTGGCATGAATGAGATGAATCTCATTCCGCTCATCGATATTATGCTGGTTTTGATGATCATCTTTCTGGTGACAGCGACCGTTGCCAACCCATCAATTCCATTAAATCTGCCACAAACTACAGCAGAAATTATCGATCCGCCGCCTGAGGCGATTACAATCAGTATCAATGCCCAGAATCAGGTGGCATGGAATGATCAGATGATCAGTCTTCAAGAGCTTGAAACCCGGTTTGCAGAAGCCGGACAGGCTGAACGTAAACCCACAGTTCAGCTAAGAGCAGATAAAGACTCACGGTATGACACTGTAGCGCAGGTAATGTCTCGTGCGAGCGAAGCCGGGCTCAGCGATATTGCTTTCGTTAGTGATAATTAA
- a CDS encoding TetR/AcrR family transcriptional regulator produces the protein MSHSKTMKTKDRILQISLQLFNERGERSVTTNHIAAELGISPGNLYYHFRNKQEIIKELMEQYQKETLDMLSLPDDRQLNANDKIRYFQVLSSQLWEYRFLHRDVYHLVENNDDFRKMYPRFAGQVMQQGQRIYQAFVDAGLMKMTASEIEALIINLWIVLTNWTNFLYMSGHISDSNHLEEKWVWQALRQMVFLEGPYLMGESRETYERLLETFGSSELFASLSSAK, from the coding sequence ATGTCCCACTCCAAGACCATGAAAACTAAAGACCGGATTTTGCAGATCAGTTTGCAACTCTTTAATGAGCGTGGAGAGCGTTCTGTAACCACCAACCATATTGCAGCCGAATTGGGAATCAGTCCAGGTAACCTGTATTACCATTTTCGCAACAAGCAGGAAATTATTAAGGAACTGATGGAACAATACCAGAAAGAGACACTCGACATGCTGTCTCTGCCAGATGACCGTCAGTTGAATGCCAATGACAAGATTCGTTATTTTCAGGTTCTTAGCAGCCAGTTATGGGAATACCGCTTTTTGCATCGGGATGTTTATCATCTGGTCGAAAACAATGATGACTTTAGAAAGATGTATCCACGCTTTGCCGGCCAGGTCATGCAGCAGGGCCAGAGAATTTATCAGGCTTTTGTCGATGCAGGGCTAATGAAAATGACTGCTTCAGAAATTGAGGCACTCATTATTAACCTGTGGATTGTGTTGACCAACTGGACCAATTTCCTGTATATGTCTGGCCACATCAGTGACAGCAACCATCTTGAAGAAAAATGGGTATGGCAGGCGCTGCGCCAGATGGTCTTTCTGGAAGGGCCATACCTCATGGGAGAAAGTCGTGAGACTTATGAGCGTCTGCTTGAAACCTTCGGCTCTTCAGAACTGTTTGCCAGCCTGTCTTCAGCAAAATAG
- a CDS encoding class I SAM-dependent DNA methyltransferase yields MPEQDYFDTLYHYNDDPWGYTQRWYEQRKRQICLALLPRQRYGRILELGCANGVFSQELASRCDELLGLDANSKAVELARQRLKGQLHIDIQQKRIPQQCPEEKFDLIVISEIAYYLNENELLQLIEWVQRSLNDTGTLLCCHWRYPIDGFSLNGNLVHQLLKQHLKLYHYLGLDDPDFLVDLWTTESGSLAHQEGLT; encoded by the coding sequence ATGCCTGAACAGGATTACTTTGATACACTCTATCATTATAATGATGACCCATGGGGTTATACCCAGCGCTGGTATGAACAGCGCAAACGGCAGATTTGTCTGGCCTTGCTACCCCGGCAAAGGTACGGACGCATATTGGAACTTGGCTGTGCCAATGGGGTTTTTAGTCAAGAGCTGGCCAGCCGCTGTGACGAACTGCTTGGTTTGGATGCAAACAGCAAAGCAGTCGAGTTGGCCCGGCAGCGCTTAAAAGGACAGCTACATATTGATATACAGCAGAAACGGATTCCCCAGCAGTGTCCTGAAGAAAAATTTGATCTCATCGTGATTAGCGAGATTGCTTACTATTTAAATGAGAATGAACTGTTACAGCTGATTGAATGGGTACAACGGAGTTTAAATGACACCGGTACTTTGCTGTGCTGTCACTGGCGTTACCCAATTGACGGGTTTAGTTTAAACGGGAATTTAGTCCATCAGCTGTTAAAGCAGCACCTGAAACTTTATCATTATCTTGGGTTAGATGATCCGGATTTTCTGGTCGACCTCTGGACTACAGAGTCTGGTAGCTTGGCACATCAGGAGGGACTAACATGA
- a CDS encoding coniferyl aldehyde dehydrogenase gives MNSQTKTTQMTPHSPDIQHMQDLLEHQRLAYQRHQVPSAKERIDRLSRLRRVLVKYQDQFADAINHDYYNRSIGETKIGELLTCLEHIKYYSKHLSQWMKPSKRHVAMIHQPAKAWVQYQPMGVIGIIAPWNYPLLLSIGPLICALAAGNHAMIKISSASSNFGQILERALAEAFPQDLVAVVNGGGPISDAFSHLPFDKIIFTGSTAVGKTVMAAAAENLVPVILELGGKSPVVVHPSMNMKDLAQRIAVGKLWNAGQTCVAPDYMFLPKGKTEEFIAEFRTIATTMYPHLRNNQDYTSIVNDKQYRRVQSYLDDAREQGAQIVEINPKNELLEDVYKIAPTLVTGVTSFMQIMQNEIFGPVLPIMEYDQIDEVIEFINQRPRPLALYYFDYDSARADYIAQRTHSGHFGMNTVLTHVAQDDLPFGGIGASGMGKYHGPEGFFSLSHERSMMSNSKLYSLKFILPPFNKPLYKLISKTLLR, from the coding sequence ATGAATAGTCAAACAAAAACAACTCAAATGACTCCACATTCACCTGATATTCAGCATATGCAAGACTTGCTTGAACATCAGAGATTGGCGTATCAGCGTCATCAGGTACCTTCGGCCAAAGAACGTATTGACCGCCTGTCCCGTTTAAGACGCGTACTGGTAAAATATCAGGACCAGTTTGCAGACGCAATCAATCATGATTATTACAACCGTTCAATTGGTGAAACTAAAATTGGCGAGCTGCTGACCTGTCTTGAACATATTAAATATTATAGCAAGCATTTAAGCCAGTGGATGAAACCATCTAAACGTCATGTTGCCATGATTCATCAGCCTGCCAAGGCATGGGTACAATATCAGCCTATGGGCGTGATCGGCATTATTGCGCCTTGGAACTATCCCCTACTTTTATCCATAGGCCCATTAATCTGCGCATTGGCAGCAGGCAACCATGCCATGATCAAGATTTCCAGCGCGTCTTCAAATTTTGGCCAGATTCTGGAACGAGCTCTGGCAGAAGCTTTTCCGCAAGATCTGGTCGCAGTAGTCAATGGAGGCGGCCCTATTTCAGATGCCTTTAGCCATCTGCCTTTTGACAAGATTATTTTTACTGGCTCAACCGCAGTAGGTAAAACTGTAATGGCAGCAGCAGCTGAAAATCTGGTACCAGTCATTTTAGAACTGGGCGGCAAGTCACCAGTGGTAGTACACCCTTCCATGAATATGAAAGATCTGGCACAGCGGATCGCTGTGGGCAAACTCTGGAATGCTGGACAGACCTGTGTTGCACCAGACTACATGTTTCTACCCAAAGGTAAGACAGAGGAATTTATAGCAGAATTCCGTACGATTGCCACGACTATGTATCCTCATTTACGTAATAATCAAGATTACACCTCCATCGTAAATGACAAGCAATACCGCCGGGTACAGAGTTATTTAGATGATGCGCGTGAACAGGGTGCGCAGATTGTGGAAATTAATCCAAAAAATGAACTGCTGGAAGATGTCTATAAAATTGCACCGACCCTAGTGACTGGGGTCACCAGTTTTATGCAAATCATGCAGAATGAAATTTTTGGGCCGGTACTACCCATCATGGAATATGATCAGATTGATGAAGTGATTGAGTTTATTAATCAACGTCCACGCCCACTTGCGTTATACTATTTCGACTATGATTCAGCACGCGCTGATTATATCGCACAGCGTACGCATTCCGGACATTTTGGTATGAATACCGTATTAACTCACGTTGCTCAGGATGACTTGCCTTTTGGTGGGATCGGGGCCTCCGGTATGGGTAAATATCATGGACCGGAAGGCTTCTTCAGTTTGTCGCATGAACGTTCAATGATGTCAAATTCCAAGCTCTATAGCTTAAAATTTATTCTGCCACCATTTAACAAGCCGCTCTACAAATTGATTTCAAAAACACTGTTGCGTTAA
- a CDS encoding acyl-CoA/acyl-ACP dehydrogenase: MTTLNIILTKFEQDSSHLSDSLITTFKQLCNLSSEIPHPASGQTYERWKVLAKVAATNLNLVKWFESHLDALSILHELGYSKVPAGVYAVWAAEGGIQPLYYQNGQCSGNKYWCSGAGLVDYGLMTYRDTQNNSQLLIVDMHQPDICIDHSGWNAIGMAYTQTAKISFNKVVAQTVGQPGQYLDRSGFWHGAAGVAACWYGAATRLAHTLQQACQEKPNTFRLMYLGEVNSALATTREYFKYVAAQIDQHPTQSHELIIRMLRIQTEQTAQKVLDLVGKALGARPFCENTMFAQMAADLPVFLRQSHAAFDLEQIGERSVMEDTAWML; encoded by the coding sequence ATGACCACCCTGAATATCATATTGACCAAGTTTGAGCAGGATTCTTCTCATCTTTCAGACAGTTTGATCACGACATTTAAGCAACTTTGCAATTTGAGTAGCGAAATTCCTCATCCTGCAAGCGGCCAGACGTATGAACGCTGGAAAGTTCTGGCAAAAGTCGCGGCAACTAACCTGAATCTGGTGAAATGGTTTGAATCCCATCTGGATGCTTTGAGTATTTTGCATGAGCTTGGTTACAGCAAGGTGCCTGCGGGAGTCTATGCTGTCTGGGCTGCAGAGGGTGGCATACAACCACTTTATTACCAAAATGGGCAATGTTCAGGTAATAAGTACTGGTGTTCGGGTGCGGGGCTGGTCGATTATGGACTCATGACCTATCGGGATACACAGAATAATTCACAGCTGTTAATTGTTGACATGCACCAGCCAGATATTTGCATCGACCATAGTGGATGGAATGCTATAGGAATGGCTTATACCCAGACTGCAAAAATCAGTTTTAATAAAGTTGTTGCACAAACGGTAGGGCAGCCCGGACAATATCTAGACCGATCAGGATTCTGGCATGGTGCTGCTGGTGTGGCAGCTTGCTGGTATGGTGCGGCTACCCGTCTGGCCCATACATTACAACAGGCCTGTCAGGAGAAACCCAATACTTTTCGGCTAATGTATCTAGGTGAAGTAAATAGTGCGTTAGCTACCACCCGTGAATATTTCAAATATGTAGCAGCACAAATTGATCAGCATCCTACGCAAAGTCACGAGCTGATTATTCGGATGTTGCGTATTCAGACTGAGCAGACTGCACAAAAGGTTCTGGACTTGGTTGGTAAGGCATTGGGAGCACGACCTTTCTGTGAAAATACCATGTTTGCCCAAATGGCAGCAGATTTACCGGTTTTTTTAAGGCAAAGCCATGCGGCTTTTGATCTGGAACAGATTGGTGAGCGTTCGGTTATGGAGGACACTGCATGGATGTTATAA
- a CDS encoding META domain-containing protein, with translation MFKQILMASVIGSSVLFTACTNMPDQGNTTVDVVQAQLLDRNWTVTYIGNTEIVKTSQAVQTLPSLMLESATQRFSGTDGCNRIMGSYQLTNKGLVFGQMASTRMACLNPSNQQVAAAYNEALAKVSAYQVYHKTLKLLDRHGNVVMQLSSPARLR, from the coding sequence ATGTTTAAACAGATTTTAATGGCGAGCGTGATAGGCAGTTCGGTTCTATTTACTGCATGTACGAATATGCCTGATCAAGGCAATACTACTGTCGACGTTGTTCAAGCACAATTATTGGATCGCAACTGGACCGTAACATATATCGGCAATACCGAGATTGTTAAAACTAGCCAAGCTGTCCAGACTCTCCCAAGCCTGATGCTTGAATCAGCCACACAACGTTTTAGCGGCACTGATGGCTGCAACCGGATTATGGGTAGCTATCAGCTTACCAATAAAGGACTGGTTTTTGGCCAGATGGCATCCACCCGTATGGCTTGTTTAAATCCGAGTAACCAGCAGGTTGCTGCAGCTTATAACGAGGCTCTCGCTAAAGTAAGCGCTTATCAGGTCTATCATAAAACCTTAAAGTTACTCGACCGTCATGGCAATGTAGTAATGCAGCTTAGCAGTCCAGCCCGACTACGCTAA
- a CDS encoding MotA/TolQ/ExbB proton channel family protein, which yields MNFSVYWQHADAVSKTLYFVLLAMSIATWTIFILRLMGTRQLKQQAYAQLSQALAKLKTKLAPLGFEQRKAVAEQALLRQISAEKASAEKGVAVLGTIASIAPFVGLFGTVWGIFHALVAVGKSGQAGLAQVATPVGEALIMTGLGLAVAIPAVLAYNIAVRFNRGLAHDLQDQAHSLLIDTMLQQDSNVSKTEVNNAAQQQYAGGQA from the coding sequence ATGAACTTTTCAGTTTATTGGCAACATGCGGATGCAGTCAGCAAAACACTGTATTTCGTGCTCTTGGCAATGTCGATTGCGACATGGACCATCTTTATTTTACGTCTGATGGGTACCCGCCAACTTAAACAGCAAGCTTATGCTCAACTCTCGCAGGCTTTGGCTAAACTTAAAACCAAACTGGCACCACTCGGTTTTGAGCAGCGTAAAGCAGTCGCTGAACAGGCTCTACTGCGCCAGATTTCTGCAGAGAAAGCTTCTGCAGAAAAAGGTGTGGCAGTCTTGGGGACTATTGCTTCTATTGCACCATTTGTTGGCTTGTTCGGTACAGTATGGGGAATCTTTCATGCCCTGGTGGCCGTAGGTAAGAGTGGCCAGGCCGGTCTTGCTCAGGTTGCAACACCAGTAGGTGAGGCCTTGATCATGACAGGACTTGGTTTGGCCGTAGCGATTCCTGCAGTACTGGCTTATAACATTGCAGTACGTTTCAATCGTGGACTTGCTCATGACCTGCAAGATCAGGCACATAGCTTGCTGATTGATACTATGTTACAGCAGGACAGTAATGTATCTAAAACAGAAGTAAATAATGCTGCACAGCAGCAATATGCTGGAGGTCAGGCTTAA
- a CDS encoding dihydrofolate reductase — MSFQGLEVVHVVAMDQQRCIGKNNDLPWHIPADLKHFKEITQGGVVIMGRKTLESMGRALPKRVNWVITRDPDWSFEGTKVAHSIEDALEQAITDVKTSEKPESLFIIGGGEIFRQTLEIADRLELTHVKLNVQGEAYYPEIPEFFKRIQSTPQKDDKSGIEFEFATYQK; from the coding sequence ATGAGTTTTCAAGGCTTAGAAGTTGTACATGTAGTTGCGATGGACCAGCAGCGCTGTATTGGCAAAAATAATGATCTGCCTTGGCACATTCCAGCTGACCTCAAGCATTTTAAAGAGATTACTCAGGGCGGTGTAGTAATCATGGGCCGCAAGACCCTGGAATCCATGGGACGTGCTCTACCTAAACGGGTCAACTGGGTAATTACCCGTGATCCAGACTGGTCGTTTGAAGGTACCAAGGTTGCACATAGCATCGAGGATGCTCTAGAACAGGCCATCACTGATGTGAAAACCAGTGAAAAACCTGAGAGTTTATTCATCATTGGGGGTGGAGAAATCTTTAGACAGACGCTGGAGATAGCTGACCGTCTGGAGCTTACTCATGTTAAACTAAATGTGCAGGGTGAAGCTTATTATCCTGAAATTCCTGAATTTTTTAAAAGGATTCAAAGTACACCACAAAAAGATGACAAAAGCGGAATTGAGTTTGAGTTTGCAACCTATCAGAAATAG
- the purU gene encoding formyltetrahydrofolate deformylase — protein sequence MNMTTANTARLLITCEDKPGIVQAVSSFLYHQGANITALDQYATEAQGGRYFMRVEFELEHLQTRKETLIQTFAVNVAQRYDMHWRLAFVSDVKKVGILVSKVDHALLELLWRHARGALPCEITKVVSNHETLRSAVENFGIPFEVVPVNKENKREAYAKIDELMQGNDLLVLARYMQILDEEFVSKWEMKIINIHHSFLPAFVGANPYQQAYDKGVKLIGATAHYVTADLDQGPIIEQDVERVSHDFTVEQLRELGQDVERHVLARAVRWHLEDRIIVDGNKTVVFQ from the coding sequence ATGAACATGACCACTGCCAATACAGCACGACTCCTGATTACTTGTGAAGACAAGCCGGGCATTGTGCAGGCTGTATCGAGCTTTTTGTATCATCAGGGAGCAAATATTACCGCACTTGATCAATATGCAACTGAAGCGCAGGGCGGTCGATATTTCATGCGTGTTGAATTTGAACTTGAACATTTGCAGACCCGTAAGGAAACACTGATCCAGACCTTTGCTGTGAATGTAGCCCAGCGTTATGACATGCACTGGCGTCTGGCTTTTGTCAGTGATGTGAAAAAAGTGGGTATCTTAGTCTCTAAAGTCGACCATGCCTTGCTCGAGCTGCTATGGCGTCATGCCCGCGGAGCTCTGCCATGTGAAATTACCAAGGTGGTATCTAATCATGAGACTCTGCGTTCAGCAGTAGAGAACTTTGGTATTCCATTTGAAGTGGTGCCCGTCAATAAAGAAAACAAGCGTGAAGCTTATGCGAAGATTGATGAATTGATGCAGGGCAATGATCTGTTGGTACTGGCACGTTATATGCAGATCCTGGACGAAGAGTTTGTCAGCAAATGGGAGATGAAAATTATTAATATTCATCACTCGTTCCTGCCAGCATTTGTAGGAGCTAATCCATATCAGCAAGCTTATGACAAAGGTGTAAAACTGATTGGGGCTACAGCACATTATGTCACTGCTGATCTGGATCAGGGTCCGATAATTGAGCAGGATGTAGAACGGGTGAGCCATGACTTTACAGTAGAGCAGTTGCGTGAGCTTGGTCAGGATGTAGAGCGCCACGTACTGGCGCGAGCAGTGAGATGGCACCTTGAAGACCGTATTATTGTAGATGGCAACAAGACCGTTGTTTTTCAGTAA
- a CDS encoding PIG-L deacetylase family protein, producing MDVINSPVGDRLIYGNGTTKRAWQQWSGLQSLQTLVPEQAFPAGQRILIIAPHPDDEILGCAGLIQQLSTLEREILLVAVTNGTQSHPDSQLYTPQQLDQLRPQESLNALKVLGVQNRVNRIALQLTDGEVTAEQQKLYAALKELVRPDDILVCTFAKDGHPDHEATGQTVQRLADQQQLSCYQVLIWSWHWARPQDNRIPWKSACKLELTAAQLRLKKQAIQCFKSQLETDPSTGQAPILSSHTVERILMPCEVYIHA from the coding sequence ATGGATGTTATAAATAGTCCGGTAGGAGACCGCCTGATTTATGGAAATGGCACGACCAAACGGGCTTGGCAGCAATGGAGCGGGTTACAGTCATTACAGACGCTTGTCCCTGAGCAAGCCTTTCCGGCAGGGCAACGTATACTGATTATAGCGCCGCATCCAGACGATGAAATTTTAGGATGTGCTGGCCTGATACAGCAGCTTAGTACACTGGAACGTGAAATTCTGCTGGTGGCTGTGACTAATGGTACACAAAGCCATCCGGACTCACAGCTTTATACACCACAGCAGCTGGATCAGCTGCGGCCTCAAGAGAGCCTGAATGCGCTTAAAGTATTAGGCGTGCAGAATCGGGTAAACCGGATTGCACTGCAGCTGACAGATGGTGAAGTGACTGCTGAGCAGCAAAAGTTGTATGCTGCTCTAAAAGAGCTGGTCAGACCTGATGATATTCTGGTGTGTACATTTGCAAAGGATGGTCATCCTGATCATGAAGCAACTGGTCAAACTGTACAGCGGCTGGCAGATCAACAGCAGCTTAGCTGTTATCAAGTCCTGATCTGGTCATGGCACTGGGCCAGGCCACAGGACAACCGTATTCCCTGGAAATCTGCCTGCAAGCTGGAACTGACAGCCGCACAGCTCAGGCTCAAGAAACAGGCGATTCAGTGCTTTAAAAGCCAGCTTGAAACAGACCCAAGTACCGGACAGGCACCTATTTTATCTTCACATACGGTAGAGCGAATCTTGATGCCCTGCGAGGTTTATATACATGCCTGA
- the thyA gene encoding thymidylate synthase: protein MRQYLDLLQHILEHGGDKGDRTGTGTRSVFGHQMRFDLSKGFPLLTTKKVHFRSIVVELLWFLKGDTNVKYLQDNKVTIWDEWATAEQTARFGRPAGELGPVYGHQWRNFGATQNEDGSYQQNGFDQISWLINEIRTNPNSRRLIVSGWNPKEASQVALPPCHTLFQFFVQNGKLSCQLYQRSADVFLGVPFNIASYALLTHMIAQVCDLQVGDFVWTGGDTHLYANHFEQARLQLGRDPLELCQLKLNPEVKSIFDFKFEDIDIINYHSHPAIKAPVAV from the coding sequence ATGCGCCAATATCTAGACCTTTTACAACATATCCTTGAACATGGTGGTGATAAAGGTGATCGTACCGGAACAGGTACTCGTTCTGTATTTGGTCATCAGATGCGCTTTGACCTCTCTAAAGGCTTTCCACTTTTAACCACAAAAAAGGTCCATTTTCGCTCTATCGTCGTTGAACTGTTATGGTTTTTAAAAGGCGATACCAATGTGAAATATTTACAGGATAACAAAGTAACAATCTGGGATGAATGGGCAACAGCTGAACAAACTGCCCGCTTTGGGCGTCCTGCCGGAGAACTGGGACCAGTCTATGGACATCAATGGCGTAACTTTGGTGCGACCCAGAATGAAGATGGCAGTTATCAGCAAAACGGGTTTGACCAGATTTCCTGGCTAATTAATGAGATCAGAACCAATCCGAATTCACGCCGGCTCATCGTTTCTGGCTGGAATCCTAAAGAAGCCAGCCAGGTTGCATTGCCACCTTGCCATACCCTGTTTCAGTTTTTTGTACAAAATGGCAAATTGTCTTGCCAGCTTTACCAGCGCAGTGCCGATGTATTCCTGGGTGTACCCTTCAATATTGCGAGTTATGCCCTGCTCACTCATATGATTGCTCAAGTCTGTGACCTTCAAGTTGGTGATTTTGTCTGGACCGGGGGTGATACACACCTGTATGCCAACCATTTTGAGCAAGCCAGATTACAGCTGGGCCGTGATCCGCTAGAACTGTGTCAGTTAAAACTGAATCCAGAAGTAAAAAGTATTTTTGACTTTAAATTTGAAGATATTGACATTATAAATTATCACTCGCATCCTGCAATCAAGGCACCGGTGGCTGTATGA
- a CDS encoding TonB family protein: MSHSSVSSMPPSNPMKKKIVAALAVVMVGHIGVLWGVSHLKTADLKPIEKEPLQVRFVKIQQPPEPLPPKPKVEPKKAEPAKPKEVKEVKVVEKPLPPPPKKVEKVQQVKKAEAPKPVAKPVEIPPVPSPVATTTASETKIAKPASAPAAPPAPAAAPPAPPSPPSPKTVSIGGAGVQWSRSPKPSYSNKDLQGETRVIVVHIEADEKGSIIKERTRITKSSGISALDEKILRAVRSAKFKPYKENGVAYPIRAEQPFELTLNPNG, translated from the coding sequence ATGAGTCATTCCTCCGTGTCCAGTATGCCCCCTTCTAACCCGATGAAAAAGAAAATTGTCGCAGCTTTAGCTGTGGTAATGGTCGGGCATATCGGTGTGCTTTGGGGTGTGAGCCATCTTAAAACTGCTGATCTTAAACCGATTGAAAAAGAACCTTTACAGGTCCGGTTTGTCAAGATCCAGCAGCCACCTGAACCTTTACCACCTAAACCAAAGGTTGAGCCAAAAAAAGCTGAACCTGCCAAGCCAAAAGAGGTTAAAGAAGTAAAAGTAGTTGAAAAACCTTTACCTCCGCCACCGAAAAAGGTTGAGAAGGTTCAGCAGGTGAAAAAAGCTGAAGCACCTAAACCTGTTGCGAAACCGGTAGAAATACCGCCAGTGCCTTCACCTGTAGCTACCACAACAGCTTCAGAAACTAAAATAGCTAAACCGGCATCCGCACCCGCTGCGCCACCTGCACCTGCTGCTGCACCACCGGCTCCGCCTTCGCCACCGTCTCCAAAAACTGTTTCAATTGGTGGAGCAGGAGTACAGTGGAGCCGTTCACCAAAACCGTCTTATAGTAATAAAGACTTGCAGGGTGAAACCCGGGTAATTGTGGTGCATATCGAGGCAGATGAAAAAGGTTCTATTATTAAAGAGCGGACCCGTATTACCAAATCAAGTGGGATTAGTGCACTCGATGAAAAGATTTTACGCGCAGTGCGTAGTGCAAAATTCAAACCGTATAAAGAAAATGGTGTAGCTTATCCGATCCGGGCCGAGCAGCCATTTGAATTAACATTGAATCCTAACGGCTAA
- the msrA gene encoding peptide-methionine (S)-S-oxide reductase MsrA, producing the protein MQQALFGGGCFWCVEAVFLQLKGVEKVVSGYAGGHTENPDYEAVCSGQTHHAEVILVEFDEQQISYQQLLEVFFATHDPTTLNRQGNDIGTQYRSVIYYFDEEQQQQAQQMINALKAEGLDIVTELSPVPTFYEAEEYHQNFFAKNPSQGYCNFMIPPKLLKLRNKFQDLLKSE; encoded by the coding sequence ATGCAACAGGCATTATTTGGAGGCGGCTGTTTCTGGTGTGTTGAAGCAGTTTTTCTGCAACTCAAAGGTGTAGAAAAAGTCGTCAGTGGCTATGCAGGCGGTCATACTGAGAATCCGGATTATGAAGCTGTATGTAGCGGACAGACACATCATGCCGAAGTCATTCTGGTAGAGTTTGATGAACAGCAGATCAGCTATCAGCAGCTACTTGAAGTATTTTTTGCCACTCATGACCCAACTACGTTAAACCGTCAAGGCAATGACATTGGCACACAGTACCGCTCAGTGATTTATTATTTTGATGAAGAACAGCAGCAACAGGCACAGCAGATGATTAATGCGCTCAAAGCTGAGGGTTTAGATATTGTGACAGAACTGAGTCCGGTACCTACTTTTTATGAGGCTGAAGAGTATCATCAGAATTTTTTTGCCAAAAACCCTTCCCAAGGCTACTGTAACTTTATGATTCCTCCAAAACTGTTAAAGTTGAGAAATAAATTCCAGGATTTACTCAAATCTGAATAA
- a CDS encoding glycosyltransferase, with amino-acid sequence MIGIVIPAHNEEEHLSDCLLAIQQAVDELPASVQVRVLVVLDSCTDQSLKLVQRAGINYLQCAVRCVGHARDLGVRTLIATGARWIACTDADSKVDRFWLKQQLLHQPADVICGVVEVDSWQHLSSLTRQRYLQHYCDDMDHRHIHGANLSFSAEAYIKSGGFGALTCHEDVGLVKRMLNLQYKVIWSNRVRVMTSSRLIARTPQGFSTFLKQLETTAYCPET; translated from the coding sequence ATGATTGGCATTGTCATTCCTGCCCATAATGAGGAAGAGCATCTGTCTGACTGCCTGCTGGCCATTCAACAGGCTGTAGATGAACTGCCGGCTTCCGTTCAGGTAAGAGTTTTGGTGGTGCTAGATAGTTGTACCGATCAGTCTCTGAAACTGGTACAACGTGCAGGTATAAACTACTTGCAGTGTGCAGTGCGCTGTGTAGGCCATGCCCGTGATCTGGGTGTTCGCACTCTCATTGCTACAGGTGCCCGCTGGATTGCCTGCACTGATGCAGATTCGAAAGTAGACCGCTTCTGGCTTAAGCAGCAGCTATTGCATCAGCCTGCTGATGTAATCTGTGGCGTGGTTGAGGTAGATAGCTGGCAACATCTGTCGTCACTTACCCGGCAGCGCTATCTGCAGCATTATTGTGATGATATGGATCATCGACATATTCATGGCGCCAACTTGAGTTTTAGTGCCGAGGCCTATATCAAGTCTGGCGGGTTTGGAGCACTAACCTGTCATGAGGATGTAGGTCTGGTGAAAAGAATGTTAAACCTGCAATACAAGGTGATATGGAGTAACCGGGTAAGGGTCATGACCAGTAGCCGCTTAATAGCCCGTACACCTCAAGGTTTTTCGACTTTTCTAAAACAGCTTGAAACTACAGCTTATTGTCCTGAAACCTGA